From a single Bacillota bacterium genomic region:
- a CDS encoding DUF4342 domain-containing protein, producing the protein MKVDLEKIDQLRARIDLTYEEAAAYLEAADGDLVQALVMAERDLLAEGDGEATGGGGQDQGWIDRVTELVKRGSSIRLVVEREGTQLANIPVAAGVVGAIWAPQLAAVGAIAALASKCSVRLESPSPGSPGQPGQPN; encoded by the coding sequence GTGAAAGTGGATCTAGAGAAGATTGACCAGCTCCGGGCGAGGATAGACCTCACTTATGAGGAAGCTGCGGCATATCTTGAAGCTGCCGACGGCGACCTCGTGCAGGCCCTCGTCATGGCAGAGCGTGACCTGCTCGCGGAAGGTGACGGCGAGGCAACTGGCGGGGGCGGGCAAGACCAGGGATGGATCGATCGCGTGACTGAGCTGGTCAAGCGCGGCTCATCGATCAGGCTCGTGGTGGAGAGGGAAGGCACGCAGCTGGCCAACATACCCGTGGCGGCAGGAGTGGTCGGGGCTATCTGGGCCCCACAGCTGGCGGCGGTGGGGGCTATTGCTGCACTTGCTTCCAAGTGTTCAGTGAGGCTTGAGTCCCCGTCACCGGGGTCGCCGGGGCAACCGGGGCAGCCCAATTGA
- a CDS encoding stage II sporulation protein M, translating to MRAVSNLYLRVLPRALFGFRRYLVFAAVLFVTCVIVGYRGFSDSSGSLPWIFRSLVRLKEVLESVTPGWRVVILFWNNLKVTLISLAFGWILGIVPILGIAVNGVLIGAGAKLLVVRGTMPLHVVALGLLPHGLFELPAFLIGQAMGLRIGLFAPVVWAGRASRADLGRIVAESAAILVLVVVPLLAVAALMELGVSPSVLRLLTRGLSDLPF from the coding sequence ATGAGAGCAGTCTCCAACCTCTATCTCCGGGTACTGCCGCGTGCGCTGTTCGGGTTCAGACGGTACCTGGTATTCGCTGCAGTCCTCTTTGTCACCTGTGTCATCGTGGGCTACCGCGGCTTCTCGGATTCCAGTGGATCCCTTCCGTGGATCTTTCGCAGCCTTGTGAGGCTCAAGGAAGTATTGGAGAGCGTGACGCCCGGCTGGCGAGTTGTCATCCTGTTCTGGAACAACCTCAAGGTGACTCTGATATCGTTGGCCTTTGGGTGGATCCTCGGTATAGTCCCGATCCTTGGTATAGCGGTCAACGGTGTCCTCATCGGGGCAGGTGCCAAGCTTCTGGTGGTGCGGGGCACTATGCCTCTTCATGTCGTAGCGCTGGGGTTGCTACCCCACGGGCTGTTCGAATTGCCTGCATTTCTCATCGGGCAGGCGATGGGGCTCAGGATAGGCCTCTTTGCCCCGGTGGTCTGGGCGGGGCGGGCGTCCCGGGCAGATCTCGGCAGGATAGTCGCGGAGTCCGCCGCCATCCTGGTGCTTGTTGTGGTCCCTCTGCTCGCTGTGGCAGCCCTCATGGAGTTGGGAGTGAGCCCTTCCGTATTGCGGCTCCTCACTCGCGGCCTATCGGACCTGCCATTCTGA
- the recO gene encoding DNA repair protein RecO — translation MSLFRCEGIILRVRDFGEADRILTILSPDEGKFEAVARGARRTRSRHSGSTQQFSRGQFLVFRGRNIDTLSQVEMLPGFPSLTTVLEKMAYASYVAELIDRMTGERERSESLFSLALATFRALDEGSDPAMVTRAFEIKFMSEMGFQPELERCVGCGAPEAAAPWLGPGAGGLLCAKCRTRDVNAVAFSPAARETAKRLLAWDYRRIPALSPGSGTRAELDRAFRAYVDHRVERRLRSLDFIEEITSIGGRQEGESGSRED, via the coding sequence TTGTCGCTGTTCCGGTGCGAAGGGATCATCCTGAGGGTGAGGGATTTCGGCGAGGCTGACCGCATACTCACTATCCTCAGCCCTGACGAGGGGAAGTTTGAGGCGGTGGCCCGGGGTGCAAGACGCACGAGGAGCCGCCACTCAGGGTCGACTCAGCAGTTCTCCCGTGGTCAATTCCTGGTCTTCCGGGGCCGGAATATCGACACCCTGAGCCAGGTGGAGATGCTGCCTGGTTTTCCGTCCCTTACAACGGTCCTCGAGAAGATGGCATACGCTTCTTACGTCGCTGAGCTGATCGACAGGATGACCGGTGAACGCGAGCGGTCCGAAAGCCTGTTCTCCCTTGCCCTGGCAACGTTCCGCGCGCTTGATGAAGGCTCAGATCCGGCAATGGTGACCCGTGCCTTTGAGATCAAGTTCATGTCGGAGATGGGATTCCAGCCCGAACTCGAAAGATGCGTCGGGTGCGGGGCCCCAGAGGCAGCGGCTCCTTGGCTCGGGCCCGGGGCGGGCGGGCTTCTATGTGCGAAGTGCAGGACGCGAGATGTGAACGCGGTTGCGTTCTCCCCCGCGGCGCGTGAAACAGCGAAGCGGCTGCTTGCGTGGGACTATCGCCGGATCCCCGCACTCTCGCCGGGATCTGGCACTCGAGCTGAACTGGACCGAGCATTCAGGGCATACGTCGACCACCGGGTAGAGCGGAGGCTGCGCTCCCTTGATTTCATCGAGGAGATAACCAGCATAGGTGGGAGGCAGGAAGGTGAAAGTGGATCTAGAGAAGATTGA